The Fundulus heteroclitus isolate FHET01 chromosome 13, MU-UCD_Fhet_4.1, whole genome shotgun sequence genome contains a region encoding:
- the LOC105916751 gene encoding SOSS complex subunit C — translation MTASPPGQGFQNKTRVAILAELDKEKRRLMQSQSMASPGANIPMSARSSLKEARECAEQQHIAAQQKAALQHAHVHSSGFFITQDSSFGNLILPVLPRLEPDL, via the coding sequence ATGACCGCCAGCCCTCCCGGACAGGGCTTCCAGAACAAGACCCGTGTGGCCATCCTGGCGGAGCTGGACAAGGAGAAGAGGCGGCTGATGCAGAGCCAGTCCATGGCCAGCCCCGGAGCCAACATCCCCATGTCGGCCCGGAGCAGCCTGAAGGAGGCGAGGGAGTGCGCGGAGCAGCAGCACATCGCCGCCCAGCAGAAGGCCGCCCTGCAGCACGCCCACGTCCACTCCTCCGGCTTCTTCATCACGCAGGACTCCTCGTTCGGGAACCTCATCCTGCCGGTGCTGCCCCGGCTGGAGCCCGACCTCTGA
- the LOC118565420 gene encoding LOW QUALITY PROTEIN: tyrosine--tRNA ligase, cytoplasmic-like (The sequence of the model RefSeq protein was modified relative to this genomic sequence to represent the inferred CDS: inserted 1 base in 1 codon; deleted 2 bases in 1 codon) gives MQRLQRNDSKIDLLDSKEDVKKKLKKAFCEPGNIQNNGVLSFVKHVLFPLRGEFSIKRDPKWGGDKVYTGFEEVEKDFAEELIHPGDLKASVEVALNQLLDPIRKKFQSPELRKLXNSAYPDPSKTKEAGKGAKTAGGGGGGEDDELVPSRLDIRVGKIISVEKHPDADSLFLEKIRRGEPENDEDSESDSTEVTNMI, from the exons ATGCAAAGACTCCAGCGAAAC GACTCTAAGATCGACCTGCTGGACTCCAAAGAGGacgtgaagaagaagctgaagaagGCTTTCTGTGAGCCGGGCAACATCCAGAACAACGGCGTCCTCTCTTTCGTCAAACACGTCCTCTTTCCTCTGCGAGGAG AGTTCAGCATCAAGCGGGACCCCAAGTGGGGCGGAGACAAAGTGTATACGGGGTTTGAGGAAGTGGAGAAGGATTTCGCCGAAGAG CTGATCCATCCCGGAGACCTGAAGGCCTCAGTGGAAGTGGCCCTGAACCAGCTCCTGGATCCCATCAGAAAGAAG TTCCAGTCTCCGGAGCTGCGCAAAC ACAACTCGGCGTATCCCGATCCGTCGAAGACAA AAGAAGCAGGGAAAGGTGCTAAAACAGCAGGAGGTGGAGGGGGAGGAGAAGACGATGAGCTGGTGCCCTCCAGGCTGGACATCAGGGTGGGCAAGATCATCAGCGTGGAGAAG CATCCCGACGCCGACTCGCTGTTCCTGGAGAAGATCCGACGTGGCGAGCCAGA GAACGACGAGGATTCGGAGTCAGACTCGACGGAGGTCACCAACATGATCTAG
- the LOC118565419 gene encoding LOW QUALITY PROTEIN: tyrosine--tRNA ligase, cytoplasmic-like (The sequence of the model RefSeq protein was modified relative to this genomic sequence to represent the inferred CDS: deleted 1 base in 1 codon) gives MADQLSPEEKFNLITRNLQEVLGEEKLKQVLQERELKVYWGTATTGKPHVAYFVPMSKIADFLRAGCEVTILFADLHAYLDNMKAPWELLELRVKYYEQVIKAMLESIGVPLEKLRFIKGTDYQLSREYTLDVYRLSSMVTEHDAKKAGAEVVKQVEHPLLSGLLYPGLQALDEEYLKVDAQFGGVDQRKIFTLAEKYLPSLGYAKRAHLMNPMVPGLTGTKMSSSEK, from the exons ATGGCGGATCAGCTGAGTCCGGAGGAGAAGTTCAACCTGATCACCAGGAACCTCCAG GAGGTCCTCGGCGAGGAGAAGCTGAAGCAGGTTCTTCAGGAGAGGGAGCTCAAGGTGTACTGGGGGACGGCGACCACCGGCAAACCTCACGTGGCCTACTTTGTTCCCATGTCTAAGATCGCTGATTTCCTGAGGGCCGGCTGTGAG GTCACTATTTTGTTCGCAGACCTGCACGCTTACCTCGACAACATGAAGGCTCCCTGGGAGCTGCTGGAGCTCCGGGTGAAGTACTACGAGCAGGTGATCAAGGCCATGTTGGAGAGCATCGGCGTGCCTCTGGAGAAGCTGCGTTTCATCAAAGGCACCGACTATCAGCTCAGCCG agagtacaccctggacgtGTACCGCCTGTCCTCCATGGTGACGGAGCACGACGCTAAGAAGGCCGGAGCTGAAGTGGTT AAGCAGGTGGAGCATCCTCTGCTGAGCGGTCTGCTCTACCCTGGACTACAG GCTTTGGACGAGGAGTACCTGAAAGTCGACGCCCAGTTTGGAGGAGTTGACCAGAGGAAGATTTTCACTCTGGCGGAGAAG TACCTTCCCTCCCTTGGGTACGCAAAGCGAGCGCATCTGATGAACCCGATGGTTCCGGGGCTGACGGGGACTAAAATGAGCTCCTCAGAGAAGTAA